From a single Stigmatopora nigra isolate UIUO_SnigA chromosome 21, RoL_Snig_1.1, whole genome shotgun sequence genomic region:
- the rpz2 gene encoding rapunzel 2 produces MAKAAQVKKTAVTVLTYVEKVSSFASSFDPIFGIVSSLVGLARKGLMDEEGHELDRDFQAIHSQLEIISQKNRQFLKQIQIDEVNETFGKYEEYIKHQYAAFIAMVAQVKKDPDNRQRHMNNFESIYERDKMDTGLDVYYRGVMGTGPLFSRPLLRVYLENCNADREIMERRCSHLAHLFQMGLIALMGYTVVTEDDEEEVREKWASRVCDIHQKIQEVLCACSDADPDPPSHEKK; encoded by the coding sequence ATGGCTAAGGCCGCCCAGGTGAAGAAAACCGCCGTCACGGTGCTGACTTACGTGGAGAAGGTTTCCTCTTTCGCCTCGTCCTTCGACCCGATCTTCGGCATCGTCTCCTCCCTGGTGGGCTTGGCTCGCAAGGGGCTCATGGACGAGGAGGGCCACGAGCTGGACCGAGACTTCCAGGCCATCCACAGCCAGCTAGAGATCATCTCCCAGAAGAACCGCCAGTTCCTGAAGCAGATCCAAATCGACGAGGTCAACGAGACTTTCGGCAAATACGAGGAGTACATCAAGCACCAGTATGCCGCCTTCATCGCCATGGTGGCGCAGGTGAAGAAGGACCCGGACAACCGGCAACGCCACATGAACAACTTTGAGAGCATCTACGAACGGGACAAAATGGACACCGGCCTGGACGTGTACTACCGCGGCGTGATGGGTACCGGCCCGCTCTTTAGCAGGCCGCTTCTCAGGGTTTACCTGGAGAACTGCAACGCCGACCGGGAAATCATGGAGCGCCGCTGCTCGCACTTGGCCCACCTCTTCCAAATGGGTCTCATCGCCCTCATGGGCTACACCGTCGTTACcgaggacgacgaggaggaggTTAGGGAAAAGTGGGCCTCCAGGGTGTGCGACATTCATCAAAAGATACAGGAGGTGCTCTGCGCGTGCAGTGACGCCGATCCCGACCCACCGTCCCATGAGAAAAAGTAA
- the krit1 gene encoding krev interaction trapped protein 1, giving the protein MGNEDSLEDVFVAVLRAKNQVSLSSKEYRAKAYEILLSEVPLEGKEKKKRKILPATKIRVAGDKSRSILDYVADTIKPLSNNQSFIGRRVVHMRKFPLDGDHAFQEASLFVVPLGVKDNNNKSVHNTGGPNFYCLHDIMRVCSETSVHFCPVTARMLLALDKWLGEQHTIPHAIPALFRPAPVERVKSNVSNPAYGGEGKVGDEGLQVGYTALEIKSKMMSLEKADMCVLNPLYGSDLQYTNRVDKVIINPYFGLGAPDYSKIQIPSRETWQHGANCAADEKERQWVDDFPLHRSACEGDTDLLSKLLDSGFSVKQLDSDHWAPIHYACWHGKVEATKLLLEKGKCNPNLLNGQLSSPLHFAARGGHGDIVEILLQHPEIDRHVEDQQKRSPLQVCEENKQNEWEETMKLLQQAHGKPYEKARIYRMDGSYRSVELKNGNNTTVQQIMEGMRLSQETQQYFTIWICSENLHLQLKPYHKPLQHLRIWTEIVADLTVLDPQRETPQLFLRRDVRLPLEIEKKAEDPLAILILFDEARHCLLKGFFPAPDSKLITLASFLLQIIYGNYESKKHKQGFLNEENLKSIVPILKVKSKAYHWTNRILHEYKALSTSEGVSKEMHHLQHLFLQNCWDIPTYGAAFFTGQVYTKASASNHKVIRVYVGVNTKGLHLMNMETKALLISLEYGTFMWQLGPADQYFQVHSGENKVNFIVHTKQAGLIVKLLMKLSGQMTNNDKGAADKYAYG; this is encoded by the exons ATGGGCAACGAGGACAGCCTGGAGGACGTTTTTGTAGCTGTCCTTCGGGCCAAGAATCAAGTCAGTCTCAGTTCCAAGGAGTACCGAGCCAAAGCTTATGAG ATTTTGTTGAGCGAAGTACCTTTAGaagggaaagagaaaaaaaagcggaAAATTCTGCCTGCGACAAAAATCCGGGTAGCCGGAGACAAATCCAGATCCATCTTGGACTATGTTGCGGATACCATCAAGCCCTTGTCCAACAACCAAAGCTTTATCG GCAGACGTGTGGTTCACATGAGGAAATTCCCGTTGGATGGCGACCATGCCTTCCAAGAAGCGTCACTTTTCGTAGTGCCGCTGGGTGTTAAAG acaacaacaacaagtcaGTCCACAACACGGGCGGTCCAAATTTTTACTGCCTGCATGACATCATGAGGGTGTGCAGCGAGACCAGCGTCCACTTCTGCCCCGTCACCGCCAGGATGCTCCTCGCCTTGGACAA GTGGTTGGGAGAGCAGCACACCATACCCCACGCCATCCCGGCTTTGTTCCGCCCGGCGCCCGTGGAGCGGGTGAAGAGCAACGTCAGCAACCCGGCGTACGGTGGGGAAGGCAAAGTCGGTGACGAGGGTCTGCAGGTGGGCTACACGGCTCTGGAAATCAAGAGCAAGATGATGTCCTTGGAGAAAGCGGACATGTGTGTCCTGAACCCGCTCTACGGATCCGATCTGCAGTACACCAACCGG GTGGATAAAGTCATCATCAACCCATACTTTGGCTTGGGGGCACCCGACTACTCCAAAATCCAAATCCCAAGTCGGGAGACGTGGCAGCACGGCGCCAACTGCGCAGCGGATGAAAA GGAGCGGCAGTGGGTGGACGACTTCCCGCTTCACCGCAGCGCCTGCGAGGGGGACACGGATCTGCTTTCCAAGCTCCTGGACAGCGGCTTCTCCGTTAAGCAGCTGGACAGCGACCACTGGGCTCCTATTCACTACGCCTGCTG GCACGGCAAAGTGGAGGCCACCAAGCTGCTGTTGGAAAAGGGCAAATGTAACCCCAACCTGCTAAATGGGCAACTCAGCTCGCCCCTGCACTTTGCCGCCAGAGGGGGCCACGGCGACATTGTGGAAATTCTGCTGCAGCACCCCGAGATCGACCGG cacGTGGAGGACCAGCAGAAGAGATCGCCGCTGCAAGTTTGTGAAGAGAACAAGCAGAACGAATGGGAGGAGACCATGAAGCTTCTTCAGCAAGCTCACGGCAAACCG TACGAGAAAGCGCGCATCTACCGCATGGATGGCTCATACCGCTCCGTGGAGCTGAAAAACGGCAACAACACCACCGTACAGCAGATCATGGAAGGCATGCGCCTCTCCCAGGAGACCCAGCAGTACTTCACCATCTGGATCTGCTCGGAGAACCTCC ACCTGCAGCTGAAGCCATACCACAAGCCCTTGCAGCATCTGCGCATCTGGACGGAGATCGTCGCCGACCTGACCGTGCTGGATCCGCAGAGGGAGACCCCTCAGCTCTTTCTCCGCAGGGACGTCCGGCTCCCTCTGGAGATTGAGAAAAAG GCAGAGGACCCGCTGGCCATCCTCATCCTATTCGACGAAGCCCGCCACTGCCTGCTGAAGGGCTTCTTCCCAGCCCCAGACAGCAAGTTGATCACCTTAGCCAGCTTTCTGCTGCAGATCATCTACGGAAATTACGAGAGCAAGAAGCACAAGCAAGGATTTCTCAA CGAGGAAAACTTAAAATCCATCGTGCCCATCTTGAAAGTGAAAAGCAAAGCGTACCACTGGACCAACAGGATTCTCCACGAATACAAA GCGCTGAGCACCAGTGAAGGCGTAAGCAAGGAGATGCACCATCTGCAACATCTCTTCCTCCAGAACTGCTGGGACATCCCCACATACGGTGCCGCCTTCTTCACGGGTCAGGTGTACACCAAGGCCAGTGCCAGCAACCACAAAGTCATCCGTGTCTACGTGGGTGTCAACACTAAGGGGCTGCACCTCATGAACATGGAGACCAAG GCGCTTCTCATCAGCTTGGAGTATGGCACGTTTATGTGGCAGCTAGGACCCGCCGATCAGTACTTCCAAGTACACAGCGGAGAAAATAAAGTCAACTTCATTGTGCATACTAAGCAg GCTGGCCTGATTGTGAAACTTTTAATGAAGCTGAGTGGACAGATGACCAATAACGACAAAGGTGCTGCAGACAAATATGCTTATGGCTGA
- the mterf1 gene encoding transcription termination factor 1a, mitochondrial produces the protein MTSAYKTLVQILTVKSIARRPLWRFYSTASNDDDPKTNPNPENTSLLENLDLMGVDVRMARKRQPGVFRRLFTNEEGVAEFLEGKGASRRTVASIISRYPRAITRSKDHLEQRWQLWRNIFQTDLEIVAILDRSPESFFRSSDNENLLKNITFLSSLGLGNQDIHRLLAAAPRAFSNSLELNRQMVDLLEDVCQELGGTDPQGFAKAIILRNLYILIRSTKRVRSNVDFLRSSMNLSDADLLDLLQGSGAKILDLSTEYLKKNMSSLRGKLLVMGCSEEDVRKMIVAYPMVLYIGAATLGTKLDCLLKGGITAKQILEKPKVLDYSTENVTARLKELEGIGYDFQSKGIGILNLSQKRFEAKKDRLLTVQNK, from the coding sequence ATGACATCTGCCTATAAAACACTTGTTCAAATCTTGACAGTAAAGTCCATAGCAAGGCGACCCCTCTGGAGGTTTTACAGTACGGCATCAAATGACGATGATCCAaaaacaaaccctaacccagAGAACACGTCTCTGTTGGAGAACTTGGACCTGATGGGTGTGGATGTGAGGATGGCACGCAAACGTCAGCCCGGCGTCTTCCGCCGACTGTTCACCAACGAAGAGGGCGTGGCCGAGTTCCTGGAGGGCAAAGGTGCCAGCCGCCGGACTGTCGCCAGCATCATCTCCCGTTACCCGCGTGCCATCACACGTTCTAAGGATCATCTGGAACAGCGCTGGCAACTTTGGAGGAACATCTTCCAAACCGACCTGGAGATCGTGGCCATCCTGGACCGCTCTCCCGAGTCCTTCTTTCGCTCTAGTGATAACGAAAACTTATTAAAAAACATCACCTTCCTATCTTCCCTCGGGCTCGGAAACCAAGACATCCACCGCTTGCTCGCCGCCGCCCCACGCGCCTTCTCCAATAGCTTGGAGTTAAATAGGCAGATGGTGGACTTGCTAGAGGATGTCTGCCAAGAGCTAGGTGGTACGGATCCCCAGGGTTTCGCTAAAGCTATCATATTGAGAAACCTTTACATCCTCATCCGTAGCACCAAGAGGGTCAGATCCAACGTGGATTTCCTGCGATCTTCCATGAACCTGAGCGATGCCGATCTCCTGGATTTGCTTCAAGGGAGTGGTGCAAAAATACTGGACTTGTCCACTGAATACCTGAAGAAGAATATGAGTAGCCTTCGAGGGAAGCTGCTGGTGATGGGCTGTAGTGAAGAGGATGTCCGGAAGATGATTGTGGCCTATCCCATGGTTCTGTATATTGGGGCAGCCACGTTAGGAACTAAACTTGACTGTCTTCTAAAAGGAGGAATCACAGCAAAGCAGATTCTAGAGAAGCCCAAAGTTTTGGACTATAGCACGGAGAACGTCACTGCCAGGTTAAAAGAACTTGAAGGGATTGGTTATGACTTTCAGTCTAAAGGCATTGGCATCTTGAATTTGAGTCAGAAGAGATTTGAGGCCAAGAAAGACAGACTATTAACTGTACAAAATAAGTAA